The following are from one region of the Prochlorococcus marinus str. SB genome:
- a CDS encoding TolC family protein, translated as MLRRVINPFLLLPLTLSMNTFNVLSSETKNYIDNVLEEKSNITFVDYQEIEKLILNNQELKSFQNLVASASYNLSSQIAKRYPSLDFQANGLPKYVAGKKYNSNLPTLKTSQFTANPSLNIKWDLIAPLRGFEIKIAKTNYKIAENNYEIKKKDLIQEARIRYHKYKKSYQDIQNKKFTLDLSITSLENAKAKLDAGIGTKFEVLEAEAQLSRDQQSLNEKKIEHEINKISLKEILNIKGDFETHKEHNLLGFWNHKLNRNINEGLDKNLSLKNLILQKSIKKSQAESFLAQNKPNIYISNSLSSTFSKGDSLATNIDSEKSGSNYTNTISLNFAWSIFDGGRNKNSYKSKIADSESEKYAYENLKNVLTTNISKAYLNLKLNEEKIISSLKEIESSKESVRLSRLRYDVGISTLKDVLVRQSELSNAKSKNINAIYNYNLNIDELERLTFLDKSKNCLGSNNTKIKGTESICNL; from the coding sequence ATGCTTAGAAGAGTAATAAATCCTTTCTTATTATTGCCGCTTACTCTAAGTATGAATACCTTTAATGTTCTATCGAGCGAAACAAAAAATTACATTGATAATGTTTTAGAAGAAAAATCAAATATTACTTTTGTTGATTATCAAGAAATAGAAAAACTTATATTAAATAATCAAGAATTAAAATCATTTCAAAACCTAGTAGCCTCTGCAAGCTACAATCTTTCCAGTCAAATTGCCAAAAGATACCCATCCTTAGATTTTCAAGCAAATGGGTTACCGAAATATGTAGCAGGTAAAAAGTACAATAGCAATTTACCTACTTTAAAAACATCACAATTTACGGCTAATCCCTCCCTAAACATTAAATGGGATCTAATTGCCCCGCTTAGAGGATTTGAAATTAAAATTGCCAAAACAAATTACAAAATTGCAGAAAATAATTATGAGATTAAGAAAAAAGATTTAATTCAAGAAGCAAGAATCAGATATCACAAATACAAAAAGTCATATCAAGATATTCAAAATAAAAAATTCACACTTGATTTATCAATTACAAGTTTAGAAAATGCTAAAGCAAAGCTAGATGCTGGAATTGGTACAAAATTTGAAGTTCTTGAAGCAGAAGCTCAATTATCTCGAGATCAACAATCACTTAATGAAAAGAAAATAGAACATGAAATTAATAAAATTTCTCTTAAAGAGATTCTTAACATTAAAGGAGATTTCGAAACTCATAAAGAACACAATCTTTTAGGGTTTTGGAATCATAAATTGAATAGGAATATTAATGAGGGTTTGGATAAAAATCTTTCCTTAAAAAACCTTATTCTTCAAAAATCAATCAAAAAAAGCCAAGCAGAGAGCTTTTTAGCTCAAAATAAGCCAAATATCTATATCAGTAATTCGTTATCTAGTACATTTTCAAAGGGTGACTCTCTAGCAACTAATATCGACTCTGAAAAATCTGGATCTAATTATACAAATACTATAAGTCTAAATTTTGCATGGAGTATTTTTGATGGCGGACGAAATAAAAACTCTTACAAATCAAAAATAGCAGATTCAGAATCCGAAAAATATGCTTATGAAAATCTAAAAAATGTTTTAACCACAAACATAAGTAAGGCCTATTTAAATCTTAAATTAAATGAAGAAAAAATAATCTCTTCTCTTAAAGAAATTGAATCTAGCAAAGAGTCTGTAAGGCTTTCCAGACTTAGATATGATGTAGGAATATCAACTCTAAAGGATGTTCTTGTTAGGCAAAGTGAATTAAGTAATGCGAAATCAAAAAATATTAATGCAATATATAATTACAATCTGAATATAGATGAATTAGAAAGATTAACTTTCCTTGATAAAAGTAAAAATTGTTTGGGTAGTAATAACACTAAAATTAAGGGTACAGAGTCTATTTGCAATTTATAA
- a CDS encoding trypsin-like peptidase domain-containing protein has translation MKRDIQKLLLGALLITLGIRYPAKVISQQLSKPKINEVNLYSNKSFITKAVERTGAAVVTIDTQRYVKKRNFPRNSQLFLDPYFERFFGLDLPNENRPRIEQNQGSGFIFADGLIMTNAHVVNGSDKVIVGLTNGKKLNAKLIGQDSFTDLAVLKIEGRGPWPKAKLGDSSKIKVGDWAIAVGNPFGLENTVTLGIISNLNRNVTQLGIYDKKLELIQTDAAINPGNSGGPLLNSEGEVIGINTLIRSGPGAGLSFAIPINKAKEIAYQLLNNGKVIHPMIGISLIEESISERKNNVVKVGYVVPNSPAEKSGIKINDILIKIDDKDVETASDVIEQISKNGIEKQVNILLKRKNKFIKLKVIPTDITNLQNN, from the coding sequence TTGAAAAGAGACATCCAAAAGTTATTACTAGGCGCTTTATTAATTACATTGGGCATTAGATATCCTGCAAAAGTCATATCCCAACAATTAAGTAAACCAAAAATTAATGAAGTTAATTTATATTCCAACAAATCTTTTATAACTAAAGCTGTAGAAAGAACCGGTGCAGCTGTGGTGACAATTGATACTCAAAGATATGTCAAAAAAAGAAATTTTCCAAGAAATTCTCAACTATTTCTAGATCCATATTTTGAAAGATTTTTTGGATTAGATTTGCCCAACGAAAATCGACCAAGGATAGAGCAAAACCAAGGCAGTGGATTTATATTTGCAGATGGACTCATAATGACCAATGCTCATGTAGTGAATGGATCAGATAAGGTAATTGTTGGTTTAACCAATGGCAAAAAATTAAACGCTAAACTGATAGGCCAAGACTCTTTTACTGATTTAGCTGTGCTAAAGATTGAAGGGAGAGGTCCTTGGCCAAAAGCAAAATTGGGCGATTCTTCAAAGATTAAAGTTGGTGATTGGGCTATAGCAGTTGGAAATCCATTCGGATTGGAAAACACAGTTACGCTTGGTATTATTAGCAATCTAAATAGAAACGTAACCCAATTAGGAATATATGATAAAAAACTTGAACTGATACAAACAGACGCTGCTATTAATCCTGGCAATTCTGGAGGCCCACTATTGAATAGCGAAGGAGAAGTAATTGGTATTAATACGTTGATAAGATCAGGACCAGGAGCGGGTTTGAGTTTCGCAATTCCAATTAATAAAGCTAAGGAAATAGCCTATCAACTTTTAAATAATGGGAAAGTAATACATCCTATGATTGGAATTAGCCTTATAGAAGAGAGTATTTCTGAGAGAAAAAATAATGTTGTAAAAGTTGGATATGTAGTACCGAATAGCCCAGCTGAAAAAAGTGGAATCAAGATCAATGATATTTTAATTAAAATAGACGATAAAGATGTTGAAACCGCTTCAGACGTAATAGAACAAATTAGTAAAAATGGTATCGAAAAACAAGTAAATATATTATTGAAACGTAAAAATAAATTTATTAAATTAAAAGTAATACCAACTGATATTACTAATCTACAAAATAACTAA
- a CDS encoding TIGR03279 family radical SAM protein: MWQEINYTEDPSNLLVPNITYKINPAEIESIEANSIAEEIGFESGDSIISINGKKPRDLIDYQILISEEILDISVLDKNHEIHNINIEKDQDVNLGINFKDALFDSIKQCNNRCPFCFIDQQPSGKRKSLYIKDDDYRLSFLYGSYLTLTNLKKEDWERIAMQKLSPLFISVHATDPATREKLLKNKKAGVILDQISWFEKNAIQIHAQIVVCPDINDGDILEKSILELAEFYKKTSQTVLSVAIVPVGLTKFRPENDGLKSISTEYAKKTIKHVESIQAFLQSTLGTRFCWLADEWYLIAGTNLPSYITYENMPQESNGVGTIRKFLETLKEKTKNLPKKVKKPKNVSWIVGKLVYEALIPTVKKLNLIDGLKVNLYGLPSVYWGQDQVVTGLLTGEDLIYGLKNKDLGEAVYIPSIMLKINTDLFLDDKNIQEVENQINTKIRVLDDSNDIINTLIG; this comes from the coding sequence GTGTGGCAAGAAATTAATTACACTGAAGATCCCAGTAATCTTTTGGTTCCTAATATTACTTATAAAATAAACCCTGCAGAAATTGAAAGTATTGAAGCTAATTCTATTGCTGAAGAAATAGGATTTGAATCAGGTGATTCAATTATTAGTATTAATGGGAAAAAACCAAGAGATTTAATTGATTATCAGATTCTGATTAGTGAAGAAATTTTAGACATTTCAGTTTTAGATAAAAATCATGAGATTCACAATATAAATATTGAAAAAGATCAAGACGTTAATTTAGGTATAAATTTTAAAGATGCATTATTTGATTCAATTAAGCAATGCAATAATAGATGTCCATTTTGTTTTATTGATCAACAGCCAAGCGGCAAAAGAAAAAGCCTTTATATAAAAGATGATGATTATAGATTAAGTTTCCTATATGGCTCTTATTTGACTCTTACGAATTTAAAAAAAGAAGACTGGGAAAGAATTGCCATGCAAAAACTATCCCCACTTTTTATTTCAGTTCATGCTACTGATCCCGCCACAAGAGAAAAATTATTAAAAAATAAAAAAGCAGGAGTGATACTTGATCAAATTTCGTGGTTTGAAAAAAACGCTATTCAAATACATGCTCAAATTGTTGTTTGTCCAGATATAAATGATGGGGATATTCTTGAGAAATCAATTTTAGAACTTGCTGAATTCTACAAAAAAACCTCTCAAACAGTACTTTCAGTTGCAATAGTGCCTGTAGGACTTACAAAATTTAGACCTGAGAATGATGGATTGAAATCAATAAGCACAGAATACGCAAAAAAAACTATTAAACATGTAGAAAGTATTCAAGCCTTTCTACAGAGTACTCTTGGGACTCGTTTTTGTTGGCTAGCAGACGAATGGTATTTAATTGCGGGTACAAATTTACCTAGTTACATAACTTACGAAAATATGCCACAAGAATCTAATGGAGTTGGGACTATTAGAAAATTTCTAGAAACATTAAAAGAGAAGACGAAAAATCTACCCAAAAAAGTAAAAAAGCCAAAAAATGTTAGTTGGATTGTGGGTAAATTAGTTTATGAAGCCCTAATTCCTACAGTTAAGAAATTAAACTTAATTGATGGTTTGAAAGTCAACTTATATGGTTTGCCAAGTGTTTATTGGGGTCAAGATCAAGTTGTTACAGGACTTCTTACTGGAGAAGATCTAATTTACGGACTAAAAAATAAGGATTTAGGAGAAGCTGTTTACATACCATCTATTATGTTAAAAATTAATACTGATTTATTTTTAGATGATAAAAATATTCAAGAAGTTGAGAATCAAATAAATACTAAAATTCGCGTTCTTGATGATTCAAATGATATTATTAATACTTTGATTGGTTAA
- a CDS encoding ABC-F family ATP-binding cassette domain-containing protein, with protein sequence MIRFEGVSKIYSTDVVLKNISWEIKKGEKVGLVGSNGAGKSTQFKILIGEEEQTSGTIIKEGNPKIAHLKQEFDCNLNFSVRQELESSFKDIQIVATKLLEIENKMKSLDIKKNSDKLEIFVNQLAKYQAKFEALGGYKMQSDVEKILPKLGFSIEDADKLVGNFSGGWQMKVALGKIILQKPDLLLLDEPTNHLDLQTIFWLEEYLSSLKIAVIIISHDRYFLDKLCKKIIFVDRGTSETYNGNYSFFVEQKSLNEESKNKAYQLQQKEIELQKRYIDRFRASATRSSQAKSREKQLKKISKIEAPIAKSKSPVFNFPECPRSGKLVLNIKNLSHSFDDKILFLDINLKISSGEKIAILGPNGCGKSTLLKIIMKKISPEIGEINLGKHNIITSYYEQNQAEALSLDGRVIDLICNKSPEWSQKKVRTFLGGFGFQNETVFKYIKQLSGGEKARLALALMIIKPSNFLLLDEPTNHLDLQSKENLELAIKNYKGSLLIISHDRYFISKVANRIIEIKDSKLFSYDGNYEYFLEKNQIQKI encoded by the coding sequence GTGATTAGATTTGAAGGTGTAAGCAAAATTTATTCTACAGATGTTGTTTTAAAAAATATTAGTTGGGAGATTAAAAAAGGAGAAAAAGTTGGCTTAGTTGGTTCTAATGGTGCAGGTAAATCAACCCAATTTAAGATTTTAATTGGAGAGGAAGAGCAAACAAGTGGAACGATCATCAAAGAGGGAAATCCTAAAATTGCCCATTTAAAGCAAGAGTTTGATTGTAATTTGAATTTTTCAGTGAGACAGGAATTAGAAAGTTCTTTTAAAGATATACAAATTGTTGCCACTAAACTTTTAGAAATTGAGAATAAAATGAAATCTTTGGATATAAAAAAAAATTCTGACAAACTCGAAATATTTGTAAATCAACTTGCAAAATATCAAGCAAAATTTGAAGCGTTAGGTGGTTATAAAATGCAATCTGATGTAGAAAAAATATTACCAAAATTAGGCTTTTCTATAGAAGATGCTGATAAATTAGTTGGTAATTTTTCAGGCGGTTGGCAGATGAAAGTTGCACTCGGAAAAATAATTTTACAAAAACCTGATTTACTTTTACTGGACGAACCAACCAATCATTTAGATTTACAAACTATTTTTTGGTTGGAAGAATATTTATCATCGCTTAAAATTGCAGTAATAATAATTAGCCATGATAGATATTTCTTAGATAAATTATGTAAAAAGATAATTTTTGTAGATAGAGGAACATCCGAAACATATAATGGGAACTATTCTTTTTTTGTCGAACAGAAATCTTTGAATGAAGAATCAAAAAATAAGGCATATCAATTACAACAAAAAGAAATTGAGTTACAGAAGAGGTATATAGATAGATTTAGAGCTAGTGCAACTAGAAGTTCTCAAGCAAAAAGTAGAGAAAAACAATTAAAAAAGATTTCTAAAATTGAGGCTCCCATAGCAAAATCAAAAAGTCCTGTTTTTAATTTTCCAGAGTGCCCTCGCTCAGGAAAATTAGTTCTAAATATCAAAAATTTGTCTCATAGTTTCGATGATAAAATTCTTTTTTTAGATATCAATTTAAAGATTTCTTCTGGGGAGAAAATAGCAATATTAGGACCTAATGGCTGCGGCAAATCTACATTGCTTAAAATTATTATGAAAAAAATATCTCCTGAAATTGGAGAAATTAATCTTGGAAAACATAATATAATTACTAGCTATTATGAACAGAATCAGGCTGAAGCACTTTCACTTGACGGAAGGGTTATTGATTTAATATGTAACAAATCTCCAGAATGGTCCCAAAAAAAAGTTAGAACATTTTTAGGGGGTTTTGGCTTTCAAAATGAAACTGTTTTTAAATATATTAAACAACTCAGTGGTGGAGAAAAGGCAAGATTAGCATTGGCGCTTATGATTATTAAACCTAGTAATTTCCTTCTGTTGGACGAACCAACTAATCATTTGGATCTTCAATCTAAGGAAAACTTAGAATTAGCAATTAAAAATTATAAAGGTTCATTATTGATCATTTCTCATGATCGGTATTTTATATCAAAGGTTGCAAATAGAATTATTGAAATTAAAGATTCAAAGTTATTTTCATATGATGGTAATTACGAATATTTTTTAGAAAAAAATCAAATCCAAAAAATTTAA
- a CDS encoding YihY/virulence factor BrkB family protein codes for MQRSSTWILKSLWGACERWSKSDCVDLSAAFAYYTLQSFFPILLISLSIASWFLGKQEGLDQQIIAIAAQLLPPSVVDLVETTLFNLIDQGFGAGILGAMFLLFTAGNAYLSLQRGSDRLWEDEIPSKKVNAAWRVQASKFLRNRVEAFLIVFFIGFLMVLDQISANLRMIPSNVLENLSKSNNLISDLLLKLPLLQVGQFAIPLIGFSLMALLLQALLPSRKVPLKPLLPGSFLIGIGLTTLNLAVSKSILSLGVRFQAYGFIGGFLVLTLWVWLLGVILYFGQCWSVVIASMTLVNKKRNYR; via the coding sequence ATGCAAAGAAGTTCAACATGGATACTTAAAAGTTTATGGGGAGCTTGTGAGCGATGGAGTAAATCTGACTGTGTTGATTTAAGCGCTGCATTTGCATACTACACACTTCAATCATTTTTTCCTATCCTTCTAATTTCCCTTTCAATAGCTTCATGGTTCCTAGGAAAACAAGAAGGATTAGATCAACAAATAATTGCCATTGCTGCCCAGCTTTTACCTCCTTCAGTAGTTGATTTAGTAGAGACAACATTATTTAATTTGATAGATCAAGGTTTTGGAGCAGGTATTCTTGGTGCTATGTTTTTACTTTTTACCGCAGGAAATGCATATCTATCTCTTCAGAGAGGTTCGGATAGGCTGTGGGAGGACGAAATTCCTTCTAAAAAAGTTAATGCTGCTTGGAGAGTCCAAGCTTCGAAGTTTCTCCGAAATAGAGTTGAAGCCTTTTTAATAGTATTCTTTATTGGTTTTTTAATGGTACTAGATCAAATTAGTGCAAATCTTAGGATGATCCCAAGTAACGTTTTAGAAAATCTTTCAAAATCTAATAATCTTATTTCTGATTTATTATTAAAGTTGCCGCTATTACAAGTTGGTCAGTTTGCAATACCACTAATTGGCTTTTCTTTAATGGCTCTTTTATTACAAGCACTTTTACCCAGTAGAAAAGTTCCATTAAAACCACTGTTACCTGGATCTTTTCTTATTGGAATTGGACTAACCACCTTGAACCTAGCAGTAAGTAAAAGTATTCTCTCACTAGGAGTAAGATTTCAAGCATACGGTTTTATTGGAGGCTTTCTTGTACTTACTTTGTGGGTATGGCTATTAGGAGTGATTTTATACTTTGGACAGTGTTGGAGCGTAGTAATTGCTAGTATGACTTTAGTAAATAAAAAAAGAAATTATAGATAA
- a CDS encoding DUF3120 domain-containing protein — translation MKELITKNLEVKDKFNYESHKTVDSYENSFLSNPISLRLWSSFFVILPIFVQAPWVRLEPISALCFTFVIVLVAIVLNQKGSNKWFIVSSLLLGISGSWLGGCLFWGWLSPFPILHIPVEAVVLPLALIGFGTNWKIGSSFYISSLFGTAVTDITIFLIGIMDQWRQVIKADSENAPMILQKTSESLIQIKSLSIIVFVALILWFISKEILDSGTINTTSGKALLVSGYVIQTTLIVDGIFIVLAILQPTFSGLV, via the coding sequence TTGAAAGAATTAATTACAAAAAATTTAGAAGTAAAGGATAAATTCAACTATGAATCCCATAAGACAGTTGATTCATATGAAAATAGTTTTTTATCAAATCCTATATCTTTAAGATTGTGGTCTTCTTTTTTTGTAATTTTACCTATTTTTGTTCAAGCCCCTTGGGTTAGATTAGAACCAATAAGTGCTCTTTGTTTTACTTTTGTTATTGTCTTAGTGGCAATTGTTTTGAATCAGAAAGGATCAAATAAGTGGTTTATTGTCAGTTCATTATTACTTGGGATATCAGGTAGTTGGCTTGGTGGATGTTTGTTCTGGGGATGGTTAAGCCCATTTCCTATCCTACACATACCCGTTGAAGCTGTAGTTCTCCCATTGGCTTTAATTGGATTTGGTACTAATTGGAAAATAGGTTCAAGCTTTTATATCTCTTCTTTATTTGGAACCGCAGTTACCGACATTACAATATTTTTAATCGGAATCATGGATCAATGGAGGCAGGTAATTAAAGCAGATTCTGAAAATGCACCCATGATTCTTCAAAAAACTTCAGAGAGCCTTATTCAAATAAAATCATTATCTATTATCGTTTTTGTTGCTCTTATACTTTGGTTTATTTCAAAAGAAATTTTAGATTCTGGCACAATTAATACTACTAGTGGTAAAGCACTCTTAGTTTCTGGTTACGTAATTCAAACGACATTAATTGTTGATGGTATTTTTATTGTTTTAGCAATTCTGCAACCAACTTTTAGTGGCCTGGTTTAA
- a CDS encoding inositol monophosphatase family protein, producing MNPPNLTSKQLRELDSLFELVSQRQTKDFGNISASNKADGSLLTSCDLWSDKTIVDGLASIAPGEGVLSEEGQKLIPNSKAYWVVDPLDGTTNFAAGIPYWSISVARFIDGKPQSSFLIIPTLKKKFVSIKGKGVWLNNNKIDPSQNNRQSECISLCSRSIKILQKKPNSVFPGKIRLLGVSSLNLTSVAMGQTFGAIESTPKIWDIAAAWLLLEELNCSIEWLEIDPLNLVSGQDLSDVNFPLIACRSIEKFEILKPWGNLLLKK from the coding sequence ATGAATCCACCAAATTTAACTAGTAAGCAACTACGTGAGTTAGATTCTTTATTTGAATTGGTTAGTCAACGTCAAACAAAAGATTTTGGAAATATTAGCGCCAGCAATAAAGCAGATGGATCATTATTAACAAGTTGTGATTTATGGAGTGATAAAACAATCGTAGATGGCTTAGCTTCAATAGCTCCTGGTGAAGGCGTCCTTAGTGAAGAAGGGCAAAAGTTAATTCCAAATTCAAAAGCTTACTGGGTGGTCGATCCACTCGATGGAACAACAAATTTTGCTGCAGGTATTCCTTACTGGTCTATATCTGTAGCAAGGTTCATTGATGGTAAACCACAATCTTCTTTTTTAATAATTCCTACATTGAAAAAAAAGTTTGTATCCATTAAAGGTAAAGGGGTTTGGTTAAATAACAATAAAATAGATCCTAGCCAAAATAATCGTCAAAGTGAATGCATTTCTTTATGTAGTAGATCAATAAAAATTTTACAAAAAAAACCAAACTCAGTATTTCCTGGGAAAATAAGACTCTTAGGTGTATCGAGTTTAAATCTTACAAGTGTAGCGATGGGACAAACTTTCGGAGCAATAGAATCAACTCCGAAAATATGGGATATTGCAGCAGCCTGGCTGCTATTAGAAGAACTCAATTGTTCTATAGAGTGGTTAGAAATTGATCCTCTAAATTTAGTTTCAGGACAAGACTTGAGCGATGTTAATTTTCCATTAATTGCTTGTAGATCTATAGAAAAATTTGAAATTTTAAAGCCATGGGGCAATTTATTATTAAAAAAATAG
- a CDS encoding high light inducible protein, translating to MNSDNQPRFGFVNFAETWNGRMAMMGILIGLGTELITGQSILRQIGIG from the coding sequence ATGAATAGTGACAATCAACCAAGATTTGGCTTCGTAAATTTCGCTGAAACTTGGAATGGCCGAATGGCAATGATGGGTATTTTGATTGGACTTGGTACTGAATTAATTACTGGACAAAGTATTCTTCGACAAATTGGAATAGGTTAG
- the nadB gene encoding L-aspartate oxidase — translation MLRPPFSQEPIPINNWDVIVIGAGAAGLMTCLELPSNLKVLLLNRNTSKVSSSRWAQGGIASVVRQDDSFDLHAEDTLKAGDGLCDFQAVEMLVKEAPGCVERLQNLGMIFDQSSDQLATTLEAAHSRRRVLHVKDRTGRALVEVLEDHIENKKNILHCRGVRVTELLIENKECRGVQVLDGANLYWIKSRAVVLATGGGGHLFTNTTNPAQSSGEGIALAWKAGAAIEDLEFVQFHPTALKFYGAPCFLISEALRGEGAILVDKNGESPVKNLENRDLASRDQVSRAIMKNMHDNNVDHVGLDLRYIDPEKIVERFPTILSRCQDYGVNPLNAVIPVAPAAHYWMGGVKTDLNASSTRKGLYAVGEVASTGVHGANRLASNSLMECLVFARKMSSIVLNDLSKFEKFDRSFQEFDFEDPKEDQISIIAEKIDELRKLCWLNLGVSRNKVNMSHFLNYIQNDIDKLNKNDLLNSLEKIKFDQKIKLNERNRRALNLLLDLKNRQITTITLLKACLFREESRGGHYRDDFPDKDKNWECHTRQQLDQKIQKRLIKN, via the coding sequence ATGTTAAGGCCTCCATTTTCGCAAGAACCGATACCAATAAATAATTGGGATGTAATCGTTATAGGCGCTGGAGCTGCAGGCCTTATGACTTGTCTTGAATTACCCTCAAATTTAAAAGTGCTTCTTTTAAATAGAAATACTAGTAAGGTATCTTCTAGTAGATGGGCTCAAGGCGGAATTGCATCTGTTGTTAGACAAGATGATTCATTTGATCTTCATGCTGAGGATACTTTAAAAGCAGGTGATGGACTATGTGATTTTCAAGCTGTAGAAATGTTAGTTAAAGAAGCTCCAGGTTGTGTAGAGAGGTTGCAGAATTTAGGGATGATTTTTGATCAAAGTTCTGATCAACTAGCTACTACCTTGGAAGCAGCCCATTCACGAAGAAGAGTCTTACATGTTAAAGATCGTACTGGAAGAGCATTAGTTGAAGTTCTAGAAGATCATATTGAGAATAAAAAAAATATTCTTCACTGCAGGGGTGTAAGAGTAACTGAACTTCTCATTGAAAATAAAGAATGTAGAGGAGTTCAGGTTCTTGATGGAGCAAATTTGTATTGGATTAAATCTAGAGCTGTTGTTTTGGCTACAGGTGGGGGTGGACACTTATTCACAAACACAACAAATCCTGCTCAATCCTCTGGTGAAGGGATTGCTCTTGCATGGAAAGCAGGAGCTGCTATCGAAGATTTAGAGTTTGTTCAATTTCATCCAACAGCTTTAAAATTTTATGGTGCACCTTGCTTCTTAATATCTGAGGCACTTAGAGGGGAAGGAGCGATTTTAGTTGATAAAAATGGTGAAAGTCCAGTTAAAAATCTTGAAAATCGTGATCTAGCTTCTAGAGATCAGGTAAGTAGAGCAATTATGAAAAATATGCATGATAATAATGTAGACCATGTTGGCTTAGATCTTCGGTATATTGACCCAGAAAAAATTGTAGAGCGCTTCCCCACGATCTTAAGTCGATGTCAGGATTATGGCGTTAACCCCTTAAATGCAGTTATTCCCGTAGCTCCTGCAGCACATTATTGGATGGGAGGTGTTAAAACTGATCTAAATGCATCTTCAACAAGAAAAGGATTATATGCCGTTGGAGAAGTTGCTTCTACAGGTGTGCATGGTGCTAATAGACTGGCAAGTAATTCACTGATGGAGTGTCTTGTTTTCGCAAGAAAAATGTCTTCAATTGTTTTGAATGATCTTTCTAAATTTGAAAAATTTGATAGATCATTTCAAGAGTTTGATTTTGAAGATCCTAAAGAAGATCAAATTTCTATAATTGCTGAAAAAATTGATGAATTAAGAAAACTTTGTTGGTTAAATTTAGGGGTATCTCGAAATAAGGTAAATATGAGTCATTTTTTAAATTACATTCAAAATGATATAGATAAATTAAATAAAAATGATTTACTAAATAGTCTTGAAAAAATAAAATTTGATCAAAAAATAAAACTTAATGAACGTAATAGAAGAGCATTAAATCTTTTACTTGATTTAAAGAATAGACAAATAACCACCATAACTTTATTAAAAGCTTGTCTATTTAGAGAAGAAAGTAGAGGAGGGCATTATAGAGATGATTTCCCTGATAAAGATAAAAATTGGGAATGCCATACTAGACAACAGTTAGATCAAAAAATTCAAAAAAGATTAATTAAAAATTGA
- a CDS encoding ribbon-helix-helix domain-containing protein, with the protein MATRQTSTNGKPKSPRIQVVLPELICEQLTILANKESRTVSNMAKVLIQEGIKKYFEKESKSSISENNLNTDRFRDELEKQSVRRLKRAPQRIRYYKKSN; encoded by the coding sequence ATGGCTACCCGCCAAACCTCAACTAATGGGAAGCCTAAATCCCCCAGAATTCAAGTAGTTCTTCCAGAATTAATATGTGAGCAATTAACTATTTTGGCTAATAAGGAATCTAGGACAGTTAGTAATATGGCCAAAGTATTAATACAAGAAGGTATAAAAAAATATTTCGAAAAAGAAAGTAAATCATCTATTTCAGAAAATAATTTAAATACCGATAGATTTAGAGACGAACTTGAAAAACAAAGCGTTAGAAGATTAAAAAGAGCTCCTCAAAGGATTAGATACTATAAAAAATCTAATTAA
- a CDS encoding DUF2973 domain-containing protein: MSILFPIIYSAALTYLVWKAFKVMSNGWGISDNKNQRLSTSSFKQKKYTIHPELLDKSGNITEEELLTIRFSNDNDTTLEEKGSTTD, encoded by the coding sequence ATGTCTATCCTATTTCCAATAATATATTCTGCAGCATTAACCTATTTAGTTTGGAAAGCTTTTAAAGTTATGTCTAATGGCTGGGGTATATCCGATAATAAAAATCAACGATTAAGTACTTCCAGTTTTAAACAAAAAAAGTACACAATACATCCAGAACTTTTAGATAAATCAGGAAACATAACAGAAGAGGAACTACTAACAATAAGATTTTCTAATGACAATGACACTACATTAGAAGAAAAAGGTTCAACAACTGATTAA